In Arthrobacter sp. B3I4, the following proteins share a genomic window:
- a CDS encoding NAD(P)H-dependent glycerol-3-phosphate dehydrogenase encodes MTAGPAGPDATGSALRVAVLGAGSWGTTFARILADAATASGVERSIRVWGRRAAVVDQINAEHRNEQYLKGIALPESITASTDVAEVLDGADLVVLAVPAQTLRPQLREWKGLIGPDALVASLMKGLELHSDARMSEVICEELVIPADRVAVVSGPNLAMEIAREEPTASVVACSDAVAAGWMARSCTAPYFRPYTTSDVVGVEIGGIVKNIIALAVGICEGKEMGDNTKASVITRGLAETSRLTLALGGEARTMAGLAGLGDLVATCSSALSRNHTAGRLFGTGLSLDQVTAKMTQTAEGIKSAQAVHELAGKLGVEMPITAAVVAVLAGKLSVDQLGPLLLSRDLKSEGDY; translated from the coding sequence GTGACGGCTGGACCCGCGGGTCCGGACGCCACCGGCTCGGCGCTGCGCGTTGCCGTGCTCGGCGCCGGCTCCTGGGGGACCACCTTCGCGAGGATCCTCGCCGACGCAGCAACTGCGTCCGGGGTTGAGCGGAGCATCCGCGTCTGGGGCCGCCGCGCCGCCGTCGTGGACCAGATTAATGCCGAGCACCGCAACGAGCAGTACCTCAAAGGTATCGCTCTGCCGGAAAGCATCACCGCTTCCACTGACGTGGCTGAAGTCCTTGACGGCGCCGACCTGGTGGTCCTGGCGGTTCCCGCCCAGACCCTGCGGCCGCAGCTGCGCGAGTGGAAGGGCCTGATCGGGCCGGACGCGCTCGTCGCGTCCCTGATGAAGGGCCTTGAACTGCACTCCGACGCGCGGATGAGTGAAGTCATCTGTGAGGAGCTGGTCATCCCCGCCGACCGCGTGGCCGTGGTCTCGGGGCCCAATCTCGCGATGGAAATTGCGCGCGAGGAGCCGACTGCCTCCGTGGTGGCCTGCTCGGACGCTGTCGCGGCGGGCTGGATGGCACGCAGCTGCACCGCCCCCTACTTCCGCCCCTACACGACGTCGGACGTGGTGGGCGTCGAAATCGGTGGCATCGTCAAGAACATCATCGCCCTCGCCGTCGGCATCTGCGAAGGCAAGGAAATGGGCGACAACACCAAGGCCTCCGTGATCACCCGGGGCCTCGCGGAGACTTCCCGGCTGACCCTCGCCCTCGGCGGGGAGGCCCGCACCATGGCAGGGCTGGCGGGTCTCGGCGACCTGGTCGCCACCTGTTCCTCGGCACTGTCACGCAACCACACCGCCGGCCGGCTGTTCGGTACCGGGCTGAGCCTGGACCAGGTCACCGCCAAAATGACGCAGACCGCCGAAGGCATCAAATCGGCGCAGGCCGTGCATGAGCTCGCTGGCAAGCTGGGCGTGGAAATGCCCATCACCGCCGCCGTCGTCGCCGTGCTGGCCGGAAAACTGTCCGTAGACCAACTGGGGCCGCTGCTGCTGTCCCGGGACCTGAAATCCGAAGGCGATTACTAA
- the leuC gene encoding 3-isopropylmalate dehydratase large subunit — MAKTLAEKVWDAHVVRKGDGEGANAQPDLLFIDLHLVHEVTSPQAFEGLRLAGRKLRRPDLTIATEDHNTPTLAIDKPIADLTSRTQIETLRNNCKEFGVRLHSLGDAEQGIVHVVGPQLGLTQPGMTVVCGDSHTSTHGAFGALAMGIGTSEVEHVMATQTLSLKPFKTMAINVEGTLRPGVSAKDIILAVIAKIGTGGGQGYVLEYRGSAIRALSMEARMTICNMSIEAGARAGLVAPDQTTYDYMQGRPHAPQGADWDAAVEYWNTLRSDDDAVFDAQVDLDADTLEPFVTWGTNPGQGVSLSAKVPSPADFGDENAKAAAERALQYMGLEAGTPMKDIRVDTVFLGSCTNSRMEDLRLAADIVRGRTKDPNVRMLVVPGSARVRLEAEAEGLDKVFTDFGAEWRFAGCSMCLGMNPDQLEVGERCASTSNRNFEGRQGKGGRTHLVSPVVAAATAVRGTLSSPSDLEPEPVSAGHRTATA, encoded by the coding sequence GTGGCAAAGACATTGGCCGAGAAAGTCTGGGACGCGCACGTGGTGCGCAAGGGGGACGGCGAAGGCGCCAACGCCCAGCCCGACCTCCTCTTCATTGACCTTCACCTGGTGCATGAGGTGACGTCGCCGCAGGCGTTTGAGGGTCTGCGGCTGGCCGGCCGCAAGCTGCGCCGGCCGGACCTGACGATCGCCACCGAGGACCACAACACCCCGACCCTGGCGATCGACAAGCCTATCGCGGACCTCACGAGCCGGACCCAGATTGAGACGTTGCGTAACAATTGCAAGGAATTCGGGGTGCGGCTGCACTCCCTGGGCGACGCGGAGCAGGGCATTGTGCACGTCGTCGGCCCGCAGCTGGGCCTGACCCAGCCGGGCATGACTGTGGTCTGCGGTGACTCGCACACGTCCACGCACGGCGCGTTCGGGGCGCTTGCGATGGGAATCGGCACCTCGGAGGTCGAGCACGTCATGGCGACCCAGACACTGTCGCTGAAGCCGTTCAAGACCATGGCCATTAACGTCGAGGGCACGTTGCGCCCTGGCGTGTCGGCCAAGGACATCATCCTGGCTGTGATCGCGAAGATCGGCACCGGCGGCGGCCAGGGCTACGTGCTGGAGTACCGTGGCTCTGCGATCCGTGCGCTGTCCATGGAAGCGCGGATGACGATCTGCAACATGTCCATCGAGGCGGGCGCCCGGGCGGGGCTGGTCGCCCCGGACCAGACCACCTATGACTACATGCAGGGCCGTCCGCATGCCCCGCAGGGCGCGGACTGGGATGCCGCCGTCGAGTACTGGAACACGCTGCGTTCGGACGACGACGCCGTCTTCGACGCCCAAGTGGATCTCGACGCCGACACCCTCGAGCCGTTCGTCACCTGGGGCACCAACCCCGGGCAGGGCGTCTCCTTGTCCGCGAAGGTGCCGTCGCCGGCGGACTTCGGTGATGAGAACGCCAAGGCCGCGGCCGAGCGTGCCCTGCAGTACATGGGCCTTGAGGCCGGCACGCCGATGAAGGACATCAGGGTCGACACCGTTTTTCTGGGTTCCTGCACGAACTCCCGGATGGAGGACCTCCGGTTGGCTGCGGACATCGTCCGCGGCCGGACGAAGGACCCGAACGTCCGGATGCTCGTGGTGCCCGGTTCCGCCCGGGTCCGGCTCGAGGCAGAGGCCGAGGGCCTGGACAAGGTCTTCACCGACTTCGGCGCCGAGTGGCGGTTCGCAGGCTGCTCGATGTGCCTGGGCATGAACCCGGACCAGCTGGAGGTGGGGGAGCGCTGCGCGTCCACCTCCAACCGCAACTTTGAAGGCCGTCAGGGCAAGGGCGGGCGCACGCACCTCGTCTCACCCGTCGTGGCGGCGGCGACGGCGGTGCGCGGCACGCTGAGCTCCCCGTCGGACCTCGAACCTGAGCCCGTATCCGCCGGACACCGTACCGCAACGGCATAA
- the murA gene encoding UDP-N-acetylglucosamine 1-carboxyvinyltransferase, whose product MSSVLTIRGGVPLTGRVTVRGAKNLVPKAMVAALLGNEPSVLRNVPEIKDVEVVTSLLQLHGVTVDKDPVTGDLTLDPTNAKTASHTAIDAHAGDSRIPILLCGPLIHAIGEAFIPDLGGCKIGDRPIDYHLNVLRQFGAVVEKRPGGIHISAPGGLKGAKIALPYPSVGATEQVLLSATRAEGITELSGAATEPEIVDLIAVLQKMGAIISVQTDRTIRIEGVQDLGGYNHRALSDRNESASWASAALVTRGDIFVEGATQRDMMTFLNTYRKVGGGMDIRDDGIRFYHPGGKLSPLVLETDVHPGFMTDWQQPLVVALTQAEGVSIVHETVYENRFGFTDALIRMGANIQVHRECLGSVPCRFGQRNFLHSAVISGPTQLKGTDIDVPDLRGGFSHLIAALAATGTSRVTGIDIINRGYERFTEKLAGLGADFDITSAR is encoded by the coding sequence ATGAGTAGTGTTCTGACAATCCGCGGAGGCGTCCCGCTGACCGGCCGCGTCACCGTCCGCGGGGCCAAGAATCTTGTCCCCAAGGCGATGGTCGCCGCCCTGCTGGGCAACGAACCGTCCGTGTTGCGCAACGTTCCTGAGATCAAGGACGTTGAGGTTGTCACCAGCCTGCTCCAGCTGCACGGCGTGACGGTGGACAAGGACCCGGTCACCGGGGACCTGACCCTGGACCCCACGAATGCGAAGACCGCCTCGCACACGGCCATTGACGCGCACGCCGGCGATTCGCGCATCCCGATCCTGTTGTGCGGACCCTTGATCCACGCCATCGGTGAAGCGTTCATCCCGGACCTCGGTGGCTGCAAGATCGGTGACCGCCCGATCGACTACCACCTCAACGTGCTGCGCCAGTTCGGCGCCGTCGTGGAGAAGCGCCCGGGCGGGATCCACATTTCCGCGCCCGGCGGCCTCAAGGGTGCCAAGATCGCCCTGCCCTACCCGTCCGTCGGCGCGACCGAGCAGGTCCTGCTCAGCGCCACCCGCGCCGAGGGAATCACGGAACTGTCCGGCGCGGCCACCGAACCGGAAATCGTCGACCTCATCGCCGTGCTGCAGAAGATGGGCGCCATCATCAGCGTCCAGACCGACCGCACTATCCGCATCGAGGGCGTCCAGGACCTGGGCGGCTACAACCACCGGGCCCTGTCCGACCGCAACGAGTCGGCGTCCTGGGCCTCCGCAGCCCTGGTGACCCGCGGCGACATCTTCGTAGAAGGCGCCACCCAGCGCGACATGATGACGTTCCTGAACACCTACCGCAAGGTGGGCGGCGGCATGGACATCCGCGACGATGGCATCCGCTTCTACCACCCGGGCGGCAAACTCAGCCCGCTGGTCCTCGAAACGGATGTGCACCCCGGGTTCATGACCGACTGGCAGCAGCCGCTCGTCGTGGCTCTGACGCAGGCGGAGGGCGTGTCGATCGTGCACGAGACCGTCTACGAAAACCGCTTCGGCTTTACCGACGCCCTGATCCGCATGGGGGCCAACATTCAGGTCCACCGCGAGTGCCTTGGCAGTGTCCCGTGCCGCTTTGGCCAGCGGAACTTCCTGCACTCGGCGGTCATCTCCGGCCCTACCCAGCTCAAAGGCACCGACATCGACGTCCCGGACCTGCGCGGCGGCTTCAGCCACCTGATCGCAGCCCTGGCCGCCACGGGCACCTCGCGTGTCACCGGTATCGACATCATCAACCGCGGCTACGAGCGGTTCACTGAAAAGCTCGCCGGCCTGGGCGCCGATTTCGACATTACGTCGGCGCGGTAG
- a CDS encoding CPBP family intramembrane glutamic endopeptidase, which produces MDANAVSHWRTWAWITWLVAAMLLLAFLDLTVHAVVVSSTALVLAAVSGPAGWRRQKFDKLDLTVVAVLYVAVVVLFRVAFTVFTATNVLGLFLCFGTGLTLGVAGPVFYTVRRGRHLSDLGLWLGNWKQAVGLGLVLAAIQFAVTLLGYPLPTPVDWVPLLVMSLTVGAFETIFFRGFVQTRLSASLGQVPGVGAAATLYAVYHVGYGMGGEGMVFLFGLGVIYAVAYALTRNFLVLWPLLTPLGSFFNNLNGGEIELPWESILGFADVLGLMAASVWLGHRMLRRSARRRAVAGQRAQRP; this is translated from the coding sequence ATGGACGCGAATGCTGTTTCACACTGGCGCACCTGGGCCTGGATTACGTGGTTGGTAGCCGCGATGCTGTTATTGGCGTTCCTTGACCTAACGGTCCATGCGGTGGTCGTCAGTTCGACGGCGCTGGTGCTGGCCGCGGTATCTGGGCCCGCCGGATGGCGGAGGCAAAAGTTCGACAAACTTGATCTCACCGTCGTGGCGGTGCTGTACGTTGCCGTCGTCGTCCTCTTTCGGGTCGCCTTCACGGTCTTCACGGCCACGAACGTGCTGGGCCTATTCCTATGCTTCGGCACAGGATTGACCCTGGGAGTCGCGGGTCCGGTGTTCTACACGGTCCGGCGCGGCAGGCACTTGTCCGATTTGGGATTGTGGCTGGGTAACTGGAAACAGGCCGTGGGCCTTGGGCTGGTGTTGGCGGCGATTCAGTTTGCCGTCACGCTTTTGGGCTACCCGTTGCCGACGCCGGTTGATTGGGTGCCGCTGCTGGTCATGTCCTTAACGGTGGGTGCCTTTGAGACCATATTCTTCCGCGGATTCGTCCAAACCCGTCTGAGTGCCAGCCTTGGCCAGGTTCCCGGCGTGGGTGCCGCCGCGACACTCTATGCCGTCTATCACGTCGGCTACGGCATGGGCGGCGAAGGAATGGTCTTCCTCTTCGGATTGGGCGTCATTTACGCTGTCGCCTACGCTCTGACGCGCAACTTCCTCGTGCTCTGGCCCCTGCTCACCCCGCTCGGATCGTTCTTCAACAACCTCAACGGCGGAGAGATTGAGCTGCCCTGGGAGTCGATTCTGGGGTTTGCTGACGTTCTGGGTCTTATGGCTGCGTCGGTCTGGCTGGGCCACCGGATGCTTCGGCGCAGCGCCCGCCGTCGGGCAGTAGCAGGACAACGCGCACAGCGGCCCTGA
- the leuD gene encoding 3-isopropylmalate dehydratase small subunit codes for MEKFTTHTGIGVPLRQSNVDTDQIIPAVYLKRITRTGFEDALFSAWRKDPAFILNQAPFSAGSVLVAGPDFGTGSSREHAVWALKDYGFKAVLSSRFADIFRGNSGKQGLLAAELAQDDIELIWKVLENAPGIEVKVDLASKTVECGNVVAPFEIDDYTRWRLLEGLDDIGLTLQHEEDITAYEATRPAFKPTTLPARLS; via the coding sequence ATGGAAAAGTTCACCACCCACACCGGAATTGGTGTCCCGCTGCGCCAGAGCAACGTTGACACCGACCAGATCATCCCCGCTGTGTACCTCAAGCGCATCACCCGGACGGGGTTCGAGGACGCCCTCTTTTCGGCCTGGCGCAAGGACCCGGCGTTCATCCTGAACCAGGCACCGTTCAGCGCCGGCTCCGTGCTGGTCGCCGGGCCGGACTTCGGCACGGGCTCCTCCCGCGAGCACGCCGTCTGGGCGCTGAAGGACTATGGCTTCAAGGCCGTCCTGTCCTCCCGTTTCGCTGACATCTTCCGGGGCAACTCCGGCAAGCAGGGCCTGCTGGCAGCCGAACTGGCCCAGGACGACATTGAACTCATCTGGAAGGTGCTGGAAAACGCCCCCGGAATCGAGGTCAAGGTCGACCTGGCCTCCAAGACCGTCGAGTGCGGCAACGTCGTCGCGCCGTTCGAGATCGATGACTACACCCGCTGGCGGCTGCTGGAGGGACTGGATGACATCGGCCTGACTCTGCAACACGAGGAAGACATCACCGCCTACGAGGCGACACGCCCCGCCTTCAAGCCGACCACGCTGCCGGCCAGGCTGTCCTGA
- a CDS encoding 1-acyl-sn-glycerol-3-phosphate acyltransferase, translated as MKETAKSHVTFVIVAGIVRPVMNLLMNKKWEGLEKLPAGGFIAVPNHCTEIDPLVIGHMLYNQQRMPHFLAKGSLFKVPVLRSVLRNTKQIPVERSTAGANRSLQVAKEVVDEGGAIIIYPEGTLTRDPELWPMKGHTGAARMALESGIPVVPMAHWGAHEVFPRYAKRFHVFPRKTSRVLVGDPVDLSAFAGRPLDRATLAEATNVIMEAITELLATLRGEQPPLLRWDPAAHNQSTHGRFMERGGSAPGGGADRAPGGVFDGGPVDGAPDGAK; from the coding sequence GTGAAGGAAACGGCCAAGAGCCACGTCACCTTTGTCATCGTCGCCGGCATCGTCCGGCCGGTGATGAACCTGCTGATGAACAAGAAGTGGGAAGGCCTGGAAAAGCTCCCCGCCGGCGGGTTCATCGCGGTGCCCAACCATTGCACGGAGATCGACCCGCTGGTGATCGGGCACATGCTCTACAACCAGCAGCGGATGCCGCACTTCCTGGCCAAGGGCAGCCTCTTCAAGGTCCCGGTCCTCCGGTCTGTGCTGCGTAACACCAAGCAGATTCCGGTGGAACGCTCGACGGCGGGAGCCAACCGTTCGTTGCAGGTCGCCAAGGAAGTCGTGGATGAAGGCGGCGCCATCATCATCTACCCCGAGGGAACGCTGACCCGCGATCCGGAGCTGTGGCCGATGAAGGGCCACACCGGGGCGGCCCGGATGGCGCTGGAGAGCGGTATCCCGGTCGTCCCGATGGCCCACTGGGGAGCGCATGAGGTCTTCCCGCGCTACGCCAAGCGGTTCCACGTCTTTCCCCGGAAGACCTCACGCGTGCTCGTCGGTGATCCGGTGGACCTGAGCGCCTTCGCCGGCCGGCCGCTGGACCGGGCGACGCTGGCAGAGGCGACGAACGTCATCATGGAAGCCATCACGGAGCTGCTGGCGACCCTGCGCGGGGAGCAGCCGCCGCTCTTGCGGTGGGATCCGGCAGCGCACAACCAGTCCACCCACGGTCGCTTCATGGAGCGCGGTGGCAGTGCTCCCGGCGGTGGCGCCGACAGGGCCCCCGGCGGGGTTTTCGACGGCGGTCCGGTTGACGGCGCGCCGGACGGCGCCAAGTGA
- a CDS encoding D-alanine--D-alanine ligase family protein — protein MSEKNLTPEPQSGRARPRVAVLFGGRSSEHAVSCVTAAGVLGAIDQAKYEVIPIGIAKTGQWVLASGDTREWSLSASSLPEVAPSDQTVTLAEIGGEHQLIVAAPNQVPQELGTVDVVFPLLHGPFGEDGTIQGLLELSDTRYVGAGVLASAVGMDKHYMKVVFESAGLRVGPYIAVTDRQWLTDPELVRKRVDALGFPVFVKPARAGSSMGISKVDSLEQLDAAIEAARQHDPKLVIEAGIVGREIECAVLEGRGTDAPRTSMPGEISVAGGGHVFYDFNAKYVEDDAAALSCPADLPEEAIIRVRELAAVAFDAVGAEGLSRVDFFYTPEGELIINEINTMPGFTPKSMYPQMWKASGLGYADLIDELIYLALHRRTGLR, from the coding sequence GTGTCGGAAAAGAACTTGACTCCAGAGCCCCAGTCCGGCCGAGCCCGGCCCCGGGTTGCGGTGCTCTTTGGCGGCCGCTCCAGCGAGCACGCGGTCAGCTGCGTCACGGCTGCCGGCGTGCTCGGCGCGATCGACCAGGCGAAGTATGAGGTGATCCCGATCGGGATCGCCAAGACCGGCCAGTGGGTTCTGGCCTCCGGGGACACCCGGGAATGGTCCCTGTCCGCCTCGTCACTTCCCGAGGTTGCGCCGTCGGATCAGACCGTGACCCTGGCCGAGATCGGCGGCGAGCACCAGCTGATCGTGGCCGCGCCCAACCAGGTCCCGCAGGAGCTCGGCACCGTCGACGTCGTCTTCCCCCTGCTGCACGGACCGTTCGGCGAGGACGGGACCATCCAGGGCCTCCTGGAACTCTCCGACACCCGCTACGTCGGTGCAGGCGTCCTGGCCTCCGCCGTCGGCATGGACAAGCACTACATGAAGGTCGTTTTCGAGTCCGCCGGGCTCCGGGTCGGCCCGTACATTGCGGTAACCGACCGGCAGTGGCTCACCGATCCGGAGCTGGTCCGCAAGCGCGTGGACGCCTTGGGCTTCCCGGTCTTCGTCAAGCCGGCGCGGGCCGGTTCCTCCATGGGCATCTCCAAGGTGGATTCGCTCGAGCAGTTGGACGCCGCCATCGAGGCCGCCCGGCAGCACGACCCTAAACTCGTCATCGAGGCAGGCATCGTCGGCCGGGAAATCGAATGCGCCGTGCTGGAGGGCCGGGGAACGGACGCTCCGCGCACCTCAATGCCGGGCGAGATTTCCGTCGCCGGCGGGGGCCACGTCTTCTACGACTTCAACGCCAAATATGTCGAGGACGACGCCGCGGCGCTGAGCTGCCCGGCCGACCTCCCCGAAGAGGCCATCATCCGGGTCCGCGAGCTCGCCGCGGTCGCTTTTGACGCAGTCGGCGCCGAGGGCCTGAGCCGGGTGGACTTCTTCTACACGCCCGAGGGCGAGCTGATCATCAACGAGATCAACACCATGCCCGGATTTACGCCCAAGAGCATGTACCCGCAGATGTGGAAGGCCTCCGGGCTGGGCTACGCGGACCTGATCGACGAACTGATCTATCTGGCCCTGCACCGCAGGACCGGTCTGCGCTAG